The following coding sequences lie in one Lolium perenne isolate Kyuss_39 chromosome 2, Kyuss_2.0, whole genome shotgun sequence genomic window:
- the LOC127331011 gene encoding zinc finger CCCH domain-containing protein 24: protein MSKTSLCSFFRRRGAGPDGCSHGEGCRYAHTEEELRPRPDGSWDPTSDRAKKLLKVSAEEPYEEEVTIDETSLDKCLLGLSRHWVTDKLKSFLEEQGISYAAAKKKKGMTVGFVTFENIEQLTNAVEVLKENRSGGKEMKIVDANRRSHQKLRTEGPASGNGAAAENGVAADGTSAPEAAVVASIRTVRDAVTPLAHMTYKDQLEHKKNSVAQLLKKLTRNAKKACPYGVSLPEWISEAKQIGGLSCKLEGILESPVIDGYRNKCEFSVGHSLAGKKTVGFMLGNFREGVTAVEEPVDCPNVSGISSKYAFMFQDFLQSSTLPVWNRVDNSGFWRQFTVREGRSPAQAVVAQDAEIQISEVMIIVQVCSTGIDELLMKDEFAKLSMTLIQGAATCSPPLPLTTIVVQDHTGISNVAAADCPLIPLLVRKVGQSEEGAVDQTRIHDHISNLRFSLSPTAFFQVNTLAAERLYTLAGDWANLNSDTLLFDVCCGTGTIGLTLAHRVGMVVGIEMNEAAVLDAERNALINGIKNCRFVCGKAENVMGSLLTEYLGSPEQDLVVSESNSEVGATGKNEDIVDGTKNNGETMDSSTEKNDNGKRQQMGDKSDDRPSSSDEINGDLGDRVSKHLEGGHDQSNVANGNQNSEEASLLISEESIATKSADCLEHTKTLGDGSSVSNNDTLAATACQFKSFVAIVDPPRAGLHPTVLKVLRTHPRIRRLVYISCNPDTLVANAIELCTPTSENREKNKGHRAWRNMSSAGLARQRTKSMPSSEPFVPKRAMAVDLFPHTSHCEMVMLFER, encoded by the exons ATGTCGAAGACGAGCCTCTGCTCCTTCTTCCGCCGCCGCGGCGCCGGCCCGGACGGGTGCAGCCACGGGGAGGGCTGCCGGTACGCGCACACGGAGGAGGAGCTCCGGCCCCGGCCCGACGGCTCCTGGGACCCCACCTCCGACCGCGCCAAGAAGCTCCTGAAGGTCTCCGCCGAGGAGCCTTACGAGGAGGAGGTGACCATTGACGAGACGTCGCTCGACAAGTGCCTCCTCGGGCTCTCCAGGCACTGGGTCACCGACAAGCTCAAGTCTTTCCTCGAGGAGCAG GGAATCTCATATGCAGCAgcaaagaagaagaaaggaaTGACTGTTGGCTTTGTGACATTTGAAAATATTGAACAACTGACAAATGCTGTGGAG GTCCTTAAGGAGAATCGATCTGGTGGAAAGGAAATGAAGATAGTAGATGCCAATCGTAGGTCACATCAGAAGCTACGCACAGAAGGACCGGCATCTGGAAATGGGGCAGCAGCAGAAAACGGTGTTGCTGCTGACGGAACATCTGCGCCTGAAGCAGCTGTAGTAGCGAGTATAAGAACTGTGCGCGACGCAGTTACCCCACTTGCCCATATGACTTACAAGGATCAGCTGGAGCACAAAAAAAATTCAGTTGCACAGTTACTGAAGAAACTT ACTCGCAATGCTAAGAAAGCTTGCCCATATGGTGTTTCTCTTCCAGAATGGATTTCTGAAGCAAAGCAAATTG GTGGTCTTTCTTGCAAGCTTGAAGGCATTCTGGAGTCCCCAGTGATTGATGGTTATCGTAACAAATGTGAGTTCTCTGTGGGACATTCCTTGGCGGGTAAAAAGACTGTAGGGTTTATGCTTGGGAATTTCAG GGAAGGTGTGACTGCTGTTGAGGAACCTGTGGACTGCCCAAATGTTTCAGGAATTTCCTCTAAATATGCTTTCATGTTTCAAGATTTTCTGCAGTCGTCAACCTTACCTGTGTGGAACAGAGTTGATAATTCTGGATTTTGGCGCCAATTCACG GTTCGAGAGGGAAGAAGTCCAGCTCAAGCTGTTGTTGCACAAGATGCAGAAATACAAATATCTGAAGTCATGATTATTGTTCAG GTGTGCTCCACAGGTATTGATGAGCTACTGATGAAAGATGAGTTTGCCAAGTTGtccatgacgctgatacaaggggctgcAACATGCTCACCTCCATTGCCTCTTACAACTATAGTAGTCCAA GATCACACAGGAATATCAAATGTAGCAGCAGCTGACTGTCCACTGATCCCACTATTGGTGCGAAAAGTAGGCCAATCAGAAGAGGGGGCAGTGGATCAAACAAGAATTCACGATCACATCAGCAATCTTCGGTTCTCATTATCACCAACAGCATTTTTCCAG GTCAATACTCTTGCTGCAGAAAGATTGTACACCCTTGCTGGTGACTGGGCCAATCTCAATTCAGACACATTACTTTTTGACGTATGCTGTGGGACTGGGACAATTGGCCTGACATTAGCACACCGTGTTGGAATG GTTGTTGGAATTGAAATGAATGAAGCAGCAGTTCTGGATGCTGAGAGAAATGCTCTTATCAATGGTATAAAAAATTGCCGTTTTGTCTGCGGGAAG GCCGAAAATGTGATGGGGTCTCTTCTCACGGAGTATCTTGGTTCACCAgagcaggaccttgtggtttctGAAAGTAATTCAGAAGTTGGTGCTACAGGAAAAAATGAAGATATAGTTGATGGTACAAAGAATAATGGTGAAACTATGGACAGTTCAACGGAGAAAAATGACAATGGTAAAAGACAGCAGATGGGAGACAAGTCGGACGATCGTCCCAGTTCTAGTGATGAGATAAATGGGGACTTGGGGGATAGGGTGAGCAAACATTTGGAAGGTGGGCATGATCAATCCAATGTGGCTAATGGTAATCAAAATAGTGAGGAAGCGTCATTGTTGATCAGTGAGGAGTCCATTGCCACAAAATCAGCTGACTGCTTGGAGCACACAAAAACACTTGGGGATGGTTCTTCGGTTTCTAACAATGACACACTTGCTGCTACTGCATGTCAGTTTAAGAGCTTTGTTGCTATTGTAGACCCTCCACGTGCTGGGCTTCACCCTACT GTGCTCAAGGTGTTGAGGACTCATCCACGCATTCGTCGTCTAGT GTACATTTCCTGCAATCCAGACACGCTAGTTGCCAACGCGATCGAGCTTTGCACCCCCACATCAGAGAACAGGGAAAAGAACAAGGGCCACCGGGCATGGCGAAACATGAGCAGTGCCGGCCTCGCAAGGCAGAGGACAAAGTCAATGCCCAGCTCGGAGCCTTTTGTTCCCAAGAGAGCCATGGCAGTGGACTTGTTCCCCCACACCTCGCACTGCGAGATGGTCATGCTTTTCGAGAGGTGA